Proteins from a genomic interval of Gluconacetobacter diazotrophicus PA1 5:
- a CDS encoding BadF/BadG/BcrA/BcrD ATPase family protein: protein MERAGGAVPRVVLAGIDGGGTRTRLRLTTPHGVVLGEGDGGPANIATDAEQGWRSVRDALDQAMVRAGLPPSSCHLVAGAGLAGAEVAGAVARFLALPALFARIDIVTDAYTSCLGAHGGDDGAIIAAGTGTVGFAVAGGRTRRVGGWGFPQGDEGGGAWIGLEAVRLMLRAGDGRAPRTALTDAIHARLVQEGTAERGTDPMVWAVGARPADFARLTPLVVAMAAEGDAQARTLLARAGAELGDLLAALRDAEGFRTLSCCLLGGLAPVLLPYLPPPGRACLAAARGDAVAGALALARRLHGEKACG, encoded by the coding sequence GTGGAGCGTGCCGGCGGGGCGGTGCCCCGCGTCGTCCTGGCCGGGATCGACGGCGGGGGCACGCGGACGCGCCTGCGCCTGACCACGCCCCACGGGGTCGTCCTGGGGGAAGGGGACGGCGGCCCGGCCAATATCGCGACCGATGCCGAACAGGGCTGGCGGTCGGTGCGCGACGCGCTGGACCAGGCGATGGTCCGGGCCGGACTGCCGCCGTCATCCTGCCATCTGGTGGCGGGGGCGGGCCTTGCGGGGGCCGAGGTCGCGGGGGCGGTCGCGCGCTTCCTGGCCCTGCCGGCGCTGTTCGCACGGATCGACATCGTGACCGATGCCTATACCTCGTGCCTGGGGGCCCATGGCGGCGATGACGGCGCCATCATTGCCGCCGGCACCGGGACGGTGGGATTCGCCGTCGCCGGCGGGCGGACGCGCCGGGTCGGCGGCTGGGGGTTCCCGCAGGGCGACGAGGGTGGCGGCGCCTGGATCGGGCTGGAGGCGGTGCGCCTGATGCTGCGCGCCGGGGACGGACGCGCGCCGCGCACGGCCCTGACCGACGCCATTCATGCGCGGCTGGTGCAGGAGGGCACGGCCGAACGGGGCACGGACCCGATGGTCTGGGCGGTCGGTGCCCGTCCCGCCGACTTCGCCCGCCTGACGCCGCTGGTCGTGGCCATGGCGGCCGAAGGCGACGCGCAGGCGCGCACCCTGCTGGCCCGGGCCGGGGCGGAACTGGGCGACCTGCTGGCCGCGCTGCGGGATGCCGAGGGCTTCCGGACCCTGTCGTGCTGCCTGCTGGGCGGGCTGGCGCCGGTCCTGCTGCCTTATCTGCCGCCGCCCGGCCGGGCCTGCCTGGCGGCGGCGCGGGGGGATGCCGTCGCGGGTGCGCTGGCGCTGGCCCGTCGCCTGCATGGGGAAAAGGCTTGCGGATGA
- the aroC gene encoding chorismate synthase, translating to MSHNSFGHLFRVTTWGESHGPAIGCVVDGCPPRLPLSEADIQPWLDRRRPGQSKFTTQRQEPDAVEILSGVFEGQTTGTPISLLIRNTDQRSRDYGDIAERYRPGHADVAYDLKYGIRDYRGGGRSSARETAMRVAAGAVARRVLGEGVRIRGALTQIGAHRVDRARWDWDAVDTNPFFCPDPAMVPVWEEYLGAVRKAGSSIGAVIEIVAEGVPAGWGAPVYGKLDSDLAMALMSINAVKGIEIGDGFAAAELTGEENADPMRMVDGRLTFGANHAGGVLGGISTGQPLVARFAVKPTSSILAPVDSVTRGGENVEVSTRGRHDPCVGIRAVPVGEAMMACVLADHFLRHRAQVGP from the coding sequence ATGTCGCACAATAGTTTCGGCCATCTGTTTCGCGTCACGACCTGGGGCGAGAGCCACGGCCCCGCGATCGGCTGCGTCGTCGACGGCTGTCCGCCGCGCTTGCCCCTGTCCGAGGCCGACATCCAGCCCTGGCTGGACCGCCGCCGCCCCGGCCAGTCGAAATTCACCACCCAGCGCCAGGAACCCGACGCGGTGGAAATCCTGTCGGGGGTGTTCGAGGGGCAGACCACCGGCACCCCGATTTCCCTGCTGATCCGCAATACCGACCAGCGCTCGCGCGATTACGGCGACATTGCCGAACGCTACCGGCCGGGCCATGCCGACGTGGCCTATGACCTGAAATACGGCATTCGCGACTATCGCGGGGGCGGCCGGTCCTCGGCGCGGGAAACCGCGATGCGGGTGGCGGCGGGCGCCGTCGCGCGCCGTGTCCTGGGCGAGGGCGTACGGATTCGCGGCGCGCTGACGCAGATCGGGGCCCATCGGGTCGATCGTGCGCGCTGGGACTGGGACGCGGTGGACACCAACCCGTTCTTCTGTCCCGATCCGGCGATGGTGCCGGTGTGGGAAGAATATCTGGGCGCCGTGCGCAAGGCCGGGTCGTCGATCGGCGCGGTGATCGAAATCGTGGCCGAGGGCGTGCCGGCCGGGTGGGGGGCGCCGGTCTACGGCAAGCTCGATTCCGACCTGGCCATGGCGCTGATGAGCATCAATGCCGTCAAGGGCATCGAGATCGGCGACGGGTTCGCCGCCGCCGAACTGACGGGCGAGGAGAATGCCGACCCGATGCGCATGGTGGACGGTCGCCTGACCTTCGGCGCGAACCACGCGGGCGGCGTGCTGGGTGGCATTTCCACCGGCCAGCCGCTGGTGGCGCGGTTCGCGGTCAAGCCGACCAGTTCGATCCTGGCCCCGGTCGACTCGGTGACGCGTGGCGGGGAGAATGTCGAGGTCTCGACCCGGGGCCGGCACGATCCCTGCGTGGGCATCCGCGCGGTACCGGTGGGCGAGGCGATGATGGCGTGCGTGCTCGCCGACCATTTCCTCCGCCATCGCGCGCAGGTCGGTCCGTAA
- a CDS encoding ETC complex I subunit, whose translation MRARIYKEPKTATQSGQANTHEWVLEYGQTQPRQQDPLMGWTGSRDTRSQVRLRFPNRETAVAYAERHAVPYDLELPVARVRKPKLYADNFRYDRVQNWTH comes from the coding sequence ATGCGGGCCCGAATCTACAAGGAACCGAAAACCGCGACCCAGTCCGGTCAGGCGAACACCCACGAATGGGTCCTGGAATACGGCCAGACGCAGCCGCGCCAGCAGGACCCGCTGATGGGCTGGACCGGCAGCCGCGACACGCGCTCGCAGGTCCGCCTGCGTTTTCCGAATCGCGAAACCGCGGTCGCCTACGCCGAACGCCACGCCGTGCCCTACGACCTGGAACTGCCGGTTGCACGCGTCCGCAAGCCCAAACTCTATGCCGACAATTTTCGGTACGACCGGGTCCAGAACTGGACGCACTGA
- a CDS encoding ABC transporter ATP-binding protein, translating to MAEIILDHACVEFSIYNARSRSLRNDLMKRVGGHLGGSPKDDRVVVHALRDINLHLQAGTRLALVGHNGAGKSTMLRLLSGVYEPSAGRAVITGKVSSLLDLSMGMDVEQTGRDNIILRAVFLGMTFTQAKALVPEIAEFSELGPYLDLPMRTYSSGMAMRLGFGVSTAIQPDILLMDEMISVGDVRFAAKAKARLQKLMEQARIWSSPRTISETLREYCDRAVWLQEGRIVADGPLEDILARAHAPD from the coding sequence ATGGCTGAAATCATACTGGACCACGCGTGTGTCGAATTTTCGATCTACAACGCACGCAGCCGCTCCCTGCGCAACGACCTGATGAAGCGGGTGGGCGGCCATCTCGGCGGGTCCCCCAAGGATGACCGGGTCGTGGTCCACGCCCTGCGCGACATCAACCTGCATCTGCAGGCCGGAACGCGCCTGGCCCTTGTCGGGCATAACGGCGCGGGCAAATCGACCATGCTGCGCCTGCTCAGCGGCGTGTACGAGCCCTCGGCCGGGCGGGCCGTCATCACGGGGAAGGTGTCGTCGCTGCTGGACCTGTCGATGGGCATGGACGTCGAGCAGACCGGGCGCGACAACATCATCCTGCGCGCGGTCTTCCTGGGCATGACCTTCACCCAGGCCAAGGCGCTGGTCCCTGAAATCGCTGAATTTTCGGAATTGGGTCCCTATCTGGACCTGCCGATGCGGACCTATTCCAGCGGCATGGCCATGCGGCTGGGGTTCGGGGTGTCGACGGCGATCCAGCCCGACATCCTGCTGATGGATGAAATGATATCGGTCGGCGACGTCCGCTTCGCCGCCAAGGCGAAGGCCCGGCTGCAGAAGCTGATGGAACAGGCGCGGATCTGGTCATCGCCTCGCACCATTTCCGAGACGCTGCGGGAATATTGCGACCGGGCGGTATGGCTCCAGGAGGGCCGCATCGTCGCGGACGGCCCGCTGGAAGACATCCTGGCGCGCGCCCACGCGCCGGACTGA
- the fabI gene encoding enoyl-ACP reductase FabI — protein MSDGTPKAPLTGTLMKGKRGLVMGVANDHSIAWGIASAVAAQGGELAFTYQGEALGKRVRPLAERVGSSLVLPCDVGDDTAIDATFARIEEEWGGLDFLVHAIGWADKQYLRGRYVDTPRDAFLTALDISCYSFTAVAQRAARLMKAGGSMLTLSYLGAERVMPHYNVMGVAKAALEASVRYMAADLGRDGIRVNGISAGPMKTLAANGIGDFRYILRWNQYNSPLERNVALDEVGGAGLYMLSDLSGGVTGEIHHVDSGYHIVGMKNPTAPDISVSGD, from the coding sequence ATGTCAGACGGCACGCCCAAAGCCCCGCTCACCGGCACCCTCATGAAGGGCAAGCGCGGGCTTGTGATGGGTGTCGCCAATGACCATTCGATCGCCTGGGGGATCGCCAGCGCGGTTGCGGCACAGGGCGGGGAACTGGCCTTCACCTATCAGGGCGAGGCGCTGGGCAAGCGGGTCCGCCCGCTGGCCGAACGCGTGGGATCGTCGCTGGTGCTGCCCTGCGACGTGGGCGACGACACCGCGATCGATGCGACCTTCGCCCGGATCGAGGAAGAGTGGGGGGGGCTGGACTTCCTGGTCCACGCCATCGGCTGGGCGGACAAGCAGTATCTGCGCGGGCGCTATGTCGATACCCCGCGCGATGCCTTCCTGACGGCGCTGGACATCTCCTGCTATTCCTTCACCGCCGTGGCGCAGCGGGCGGCGCGGCTGATGAAGGCGGGCGGATCGATGCTGACCCTGTCCTATCTGGGGGCGGAACGGGTCATGCCGCACTACAACGTCATGGGCGTGGCCAAGGCGGCGCTGGAGGCCTCGGTGCGCTACATGGCCGCCGACCTGGGCCGCGACGGGATTCGCGTGAACGGCATTTCGGCCGGACCGATGAAGACGCTGGCCGCCAACGGGATCGGCGATTTCCGCTACATCCTGAGGTGGAACCAGTACAACTCGCCGCTGGAACGTAACGTGGCGCTGGACGAGGTCGGGGGCGCGGGGCTGTATATGCTGTCCGACCTGTCGGGCGGCGTGACCGGCGAAATCCACCACGTCGATTCCGGCTACCATATCGTGGGCATGAAGAACCCCACGGCGCCCGACATCAGCGTTTCGGGCGACTGA
- a CDS encoding N-acetylmuramic acid 6-phosphate etherase codes for MPPAPPPFVPGTEAFNPATEALDTWPVPVQVATLWEGQMNAVAAIRPALAAIAAAVEAALPRLRAGGRLAYAGAGSSGRLAAQDGAELEPTFDWPAARTILLVAGGPRALTEAVENAEDDTDAARRDVDAARLGPDDVLIALAASGRTPYTLACVDAARAAGALAIGIANSAEAPLLARSTCPVLVETGAEAIAGSTRMKAGTAQKIVLNLLSTAMMIGLGRVHAGRMVDMRARNEKLRHRAVRMVQDVTGCTAPEAADALARTDGRVKPAILVALGLTPDEAAGALARHDGRLRGALGSVTEKFRPVLASARKDS; via the coding sequence GGTCCCGGTCCAGGTCGCGACGTTGTGGGAGGGACAGATGAACGCGGTGGCGGCCATCCGTCCGGCACTGGCCGCCATCGCGGCGGCGGTCGAGGCCGCCCTGCCCCGCCTGCGCGCGGGCGGGCGGCTGGCCTATGCCGGCGCCGGCAGTTCGGGCCGGCTGGCGGCGCAGGACGGCGCGGAACTGGAACCGACCTTCGACTGGCCCGCCGCGCGCACGATCCTGCTGGTTGCCGGCGGCCCCCGCGCCCTGACCGAAGCCGTGGAAAACGCCGAGGACGATACCGACGCCGCGCGACGGGACGTCGACGCGGCACGGCTGGGCCCGGATGACGTGCTGATCGCGCTGGCGGCCAGCGGGCGCACCCCCTACACGCTGGCCTGCGTCGATGCGGCGCGGGCGGCCGGCGCGCTTGCGATCGGCATCGCCAACAGCGCGGAGGCCCCGCTGCTGGCACGCAGCACCTGCCCGGTCCTGGTCGAGACCGGGGCCGAGGCCATCGCGGGTTCGACGCGCATGAAGGCCGGCACGGCGCAGAAGATCGTGCTGAACCTGCTGTCCACCGCGATGATGATCGGGCTGGGCCGCGTGCATGCCGGCCGGATGGTGGACATGCGCGCGCGCAACGAGAAACTGCGCCACCGCGCGGTGCGCATGGTACAGGACGTGACCGGCTGCACGGCACCGGAGGCCGCCGACGCGCTGGCCCGCACCGATGGACGGGTCAAGCCCGCGATCCTGGTGGCGCTGGGCCTGACGCCGGACGAGGCCGCGGGCGCTCTGGCCCGCCATGACGGCCGCCTGCGCGGGGCTCTCGGCTCCGTGACGGAAAAATTCCGCCCGGTGCTTGCCAGCGCGCGCAAGGACTCATAG
- a CDS encoding MFS transporter: MTQTDVLSARPSFAEKLGIPRPLLWGFVGLLLFMVGDGVEAGYLAPYLENHGMSSRDVAFLFTVYGVAVSLSSWLSGPLSDLWGPKRVMWIGLAIWSVFEVVFLLLGVQVNSYRMMLIAYTLRGLGYPLFAYGFLVWIAAATPPRQLGSAAGWFWFAFSGGLPTLGSLFASFTIPVIGEMATFWSSLGLVVAGGLVALLLTHEKRGSARLAPRDVSVRGIFFGSISILWREPKTFVAMVVRTIDTASEYAFLVIMPSFFTKVVGFTLSQWLQLLSIVFLSNILFNLASGMLADRLGPPHRGFHRGLPLGAAVSVPVFYYRLPLWPITATFFAGPPLAGIFYGGEPCGLSCRCRGLVPQICPPEKAAALSALGLGAGASTWVGPAIVTWFESWHGLEGIIWIFSGLYAFAGLLTLYLSIPEHARDYARKAAAKAKAQRAHGQDIYEGRPALH; the protein is encoded by the coding sequence TTGACGCAGACAGACGTTCTGTCCGCCCGCCCCTCCTTTGCCGAGAAGCTCGGCATTCCGCGACCGCTCCTGTGGGGGTTCGTGGGATTGCTGCTGTTCATGGTCGGCGATGGGGTCGAGGCCGGCTATCTGGCCCCCTATCTTGAAAACCACGGCATGTCGTCGCGCGACGTCGCGTTCCTCTTTACCGTCTATGGCGTCGCGGTCTCGCTCTCCTCGTGGCTGTCCGGCCCGCTGTCCGACCTGTGGGGCCCCAAGCGGGTCATGTGGATCGGCCTGGCGATCTGGAGCGTCTTCGAGGTGGTGTTCCTGCTGCTGGGCGTGCAGGTCAATTCCTACCGGATGATGCTGATCGCCTATACGCTGCGCGGCCTGGGCTATCCGCTGTTCGCCTACGGCTTCCTGGTCTGGATCGCCGCCGCCACCCCGCCCCGGCAACTGGGATCGGCGGCGGGCTGGTTCTGGTTCGCATTTTCGGGCGGCCTTCCGACCCTGGGTTCGCTGTTCGCCAGCTTCACCATCCCGGTGATCGGCGAAATGGCCACCTTCTGGTCCTCGCTGGGGCTGGTCGTCGCCGGCGGACTGGTGGCGCTGCTGCTGACGCATGAAAAGCGGGGTTCGGCGCGCCTGGCGCCGCGCGACGTTTCGGTGCGCGGCATCTTCTTCGGGTCGATCAGCATCCTGTGGCGCGAGCCCAAGACGTTCGTGGCCATGGTCGTGCGCACCATCGACACGGCGTCGGAATATGCCTTCCTGGTGATCATGCCCAGCTTCTTCACCAAGGTCGTGGGCTTCACGCTGTCGCAATGGCTGCAATTGCTGTCCATCGTGTTCCTCAGCAACATCCTGTTCAACCTGGCGTCCGGCATGCTGGCGGACCGGCTGGGGCCACCCCACCGTGGTTTCCATCGCGGGCTTCCTTTGGGGGCCGCGGTTTCGGTGCCGGTGTTCTACTACCGGTTGCCCCTTTGGCCCATCACGGCGACTTTCTTTGCTGGGCCGCCCTTGGCCGGCATCTTCTACGGCGGCGAACCTTGCGGCCTTTCGTGCCGCTGTCGGGGCCTGGTGCCGCAGATCTGCCCGCCGGAAAAGGCGGCGGCCCTGTCGGCGCTGGGACTTGGTGCCGGCGCCAGCACCTGGGTCGGTCCGGCCATCGTGACCTGGTTCGAATCCTGGCACGGGCTGGAAGGCATCATCTGGATCTTCTCGGGCCTGTACGCCTTCGCCGGCCTGCTGACCCTGTACCTGTCGATCCCGGAACACGCCCGCGACTACGCCCGCAAGGCCGCCGCCAAGGCCAAGGCCCAGCGCGCGCATGGCCAGGACATCTACGAAGGCCGCCCGGCGCTGCACTGA
- the metX gene encoding homoserine O-acetyltransferase MetX encodes MDQTLPTPLEHDHLLFPEGLALECGFRLAPVRVAYRTYGTLSAARDNAIVVCHALTGDQYLADTQPLTGKPGWWSRMVGPGLPIDTDRFFVICMNVLGGCMGSTGPRSSRTGMEGEGAEPWGTDFPPITIRDMVRAQKLVVDHLGIRRLFAVVGGSMGGMQVLEWAATFPDMVFAAMPIATSPFHSAQNIAFNEVSRQAIFADPDWHGGRYWEREAVPARGLAVARMMAHITYLSEEALTRKFGRRVRRDPYGPANPLSLFGEMFEVESYLRHQGSSFVRRFDANSYLTITRAMDYFDLGADHDGDLSRPFQGTRTRFCIVSFSSDWLFPTSQARLLARALNRAAANVSFVEIESDKGHDAFLLDEPDFDRTVRGFLSGAAEHARIG; translated from the coding sequence ATGGATCAGACCCTTCCCACCCCGCTGGAACACGACCATCTGCTGTTTCCCGAAGGTTTGGCGCTGGAATGCGGATTCCGCCTGGCGCCGGTGCGGGTCGCCTACCGGACCTACGGCACCCTGTCGGCGGCGCGCGATAACGCGATCGTCGTCTGCCATGCCCTGACGGGCGACCAGTACCTGGCCGATACCCAGCCCCTGACCGGCAAGCCCGGCTGGTGGAGCCGCATGGTGGGGCCCGGGTTGCCGATCGACACCGACCGGTTCTTCGTCATCTGCATGAACGTGCTGGGCGGGTGCATGGGCTCGACCGGGCCGCGGTCCTCGCGCACCGGAATGGAAGGCGAGGGGGCGGAGCCGTGGGGCACCGATTTTCCGCCGATTACCATCCGCGACATGGTCCGCGCGCAGAAGCTGGTCGTCGACCATCTGGGCATCCGGCGGCTGTTCGCCGTCGTCGGCGGGTCGATGGGCGGGATGCAGGTGCTGGAATGGGCCGCGACCTTCCCCGACATGGTGTTCGCGGCGATGCCGATCGCGACCTCGCCGTTCCATTCGGCCCAGAACATCGCGTTCAACGAGGTCAGCCGCCAGGCCATCTTCGCCGATCCCGACTGGCATGGTGGCCGCTACTGGGAACGCGAGGCCGTCCCGGCGCGGGGGCTGGCGGTCGCGCGGATGATGGCGCACATCACCTATCTGTCCGAAGAGGCGCTGACGCGGAAATTCGGCCGGCGGGTGCGGCGCGACCCGTACGGTCCGGCCAACCCGCTGTCCCTGTTCGGCGAGATGTTCGAGGTCGAGAGCTATCTGCGGCACCAGGGCTCGTCCTTCGTGCGGCGCTTCGACGCCAATTCCTACCTGACCATCACGCGGGCCATGGATTATTTCGACCTGGGAGCCGATCATGACGGCGACCTGTCGCGGCCGTTCCAGGGAACGCGCACGCGTTTCTGCATCGTCTCGTTCTCGTCCGACTGGCTGTTCCCGACCTCGCAGGCGCGGCTGCTGGCGCGCGCGCTGAACCGCGCCGCCGCCAACGTGTCGTTCGTCGAGATCGAGAGCGACAAGGGCCATGACGCCTTCCTGCTGGACGAGCCGGATTTCGATCGCACGGTGCGCGGCTTCCTGTCCGGCGCCGCCGAACATGCGCGGATCGGCTGA
- a CDS encoding ABC transporter permease, whose protein sequence is MPNNVYLRPALTDIVHSLSQWQISWLLGIGDIKQRYSRSKLGQFWITMSMVVFIVAIGVVYSFLFHQSIHDFLPYVACNYVVWNLISGGVMDSSTAFVQAQDYIRQTKIPRSVFALRVLVRNCIFFLHNFLIIPVVFIVMMHPVSWTVLLAIPGVMFIMGCGFFTCLSIGVICTRFRDLPQIVQSLMQLLMFVTPVMWPESSLAPQVRAMMAYNPFTAIMHMATEPLLGTVPSLQEYMVATLAFLLLMVGGLCIFARFRARIVYWL, encoded by the coding sequence ATGCCCAATAATGTCTATTTACGTCCTGCGCTGACAGATATTGTTCACAGCCTTTCCCAATGGCAGATATCCTGGCTTCTCGGCATCGGCGACATCAAGCAGCGTTATTCGCGCTCCAAGCTGGGGCAGTTCTGGATCACCATGAGCATGGTGGTCTTTATTGTTGCGATCGGCGTCGTCTACAGCTTCCTGTTCCATCAGTCGATCCACGACTTCCTGCCTTACGTGGCCTGCAATTACGTCGTCTGGAACCTGATTTCGGGCGGGGTGATGGACAGTTCGACCGCCTTCGTGCAGGCGCAGGATTATATCCGGCAGACGAAGATCCCCCGCTCCGTTTTCGCGTTACGGGTATTGGTCAGGAATTGCATATTCTTCCTGCATAATTTCCTGATCATTCCCGTCGTTTTTATTGTCATGATGCATCCTGTTTCCTGGACTGTCCTGCTGGCGATCCCCGGTGTGATGTTCATCATGGGGTGCGGATTTTTCACCTGTCTTTCCATCGGCGTGATCTGCACGCGCTTCCGCGATCTGCCCCAGATCGTCCAGAGCCTGATGCAGTTGCTGATGTTCGTGACCCCGGTGATGTGGCCGGAAAGCTCGCTCGCGCCGCAGGTGCGGGCCATGATGGCCTACAATCCGTTCACGGCGATCATGCACATGGCGACCGAGCCCCTGCTGGGAACCGTGCCGAGCCTGCAGGAGTACATGGTCGCCACCCTGGCCTTCCTTCTTCTGATGGTCGGGGGTCTTTGCATTTTCGCCCGCTTCCGGGCGCGGATCGTCTACTGGCTGTAA
- a CDS encoding DEAD/DEAH box helicase codes for MTTFADLQLAEPLLRALNEEGYTTPTPIQAGAIPHLLAGRDLLGLAQTGTGKTAAFALPILQRLLTHHRRANPKGARVLVLAPTRELASQIDESFKSYARHMRLSHTVIFGGVGQGRQVEAMRRGVDVLVAAPGRLLDLMGQGHIDLSGLEVLVLDEADRMLDMGFVRDIRRIVAELPRDRQTLLFSATMPKSIADLAHGLLRDPATVQVTPPSSTVDRIRQAVMFVDTDNKRAALQLLVDSPKVERAVVFTLMKHEANKVAAFLNDHGIIAEAIHGNKSQGARERAMAGFRSGAVKVLVATDIAARGIDVDDVTHVFNYDLPNVPESYVHRIGRTARAGRDGWAVSLCDAEQRAWLRDIEKAIGKKIPVVQEHPYHSEAAENSTLRPPVLGGGGGRGRGGGGGGRHQQRQGGGHRGGARRVA; via the coding sequence ATGACCACATTTGCCGACCTTCAGCTTGCCGAACCGTTGCTGCGTGCGCTGAATGAGGAAGGGTACACCACCCCCACCCCCATTCAGGCCGGTGCCATCCCGCACCTGCTGGCCGGTCGTGACCTGCTGGGCCTGGCGCAGACCGGAACCGGCAAGACGGCGGCCTTCGCCCTGCCGATCCTGCAGCGGCTGCTGACCCATCATCGCCGCGCCAACCCCAAGGGCGCGCGCGTCCTGGTCCTGGCGCCGACGCGCGAACTGGCGTCGCAGATCGACGAGAGCTTCAAATCCTACGCCCGCCATATGCGCCTGAGCCATACGGTGATCTTCGGCGGCGTCGGCCAGGGGCGGCAGGTCGAGGCCATGCGCCGCGGCGTCGACGTGCTGGTCGCGGCCCCGGGCCGCCTGCTGGACCTGATGGGCCAGGGGCATATCGACCTGTCGGGCCTGGAAGTGCTGGTGCTGGACGAGGCCGACCGGATGCTGGACATGGGTTTCGTCCGCGACATCCGCCGCATCGTCGCGGAACTGCCGCGCGACCGGCAGACGCTGCTGTTCTCCGCCACCATGCCCAAGAGCATCGCCGACCTGGCCCACGGCCTGCTGCGCGATCCGGCGACCGTCCAGGTCACGCCGCCGTCCAGCACGGTCGATCGTATCCGCCAGGCGGTGATGTTCGTCGATACCGACAACAAGCGCGCGGCGCTGCAACTGCTGGTGGACTCGCCCAAGGTCGAGCGCGCCGTGGTGTTCACCCTGATGAAGCATGAGGCGAACAAGGTCGCTGCATTCCTGAACGACCACGGCATCATCGCCGAGGCGATTCACGGCAACAAGTCGCAGGGCGCGCGCGAACGCGCGATGGCGGGCTTCCGCTCCGGCGCGGTCAAGGTGCTGGTGGCGACCGACATCGCGGCGCGCGGCATCGACGTCGACGACGTGACGCATGTCTTCAACTACGACCTGCCGAACGTCCCGGAAAGCTATGTGCACCGCATCGGCCGCACGGCGCGCGCCGGGCGCGACGGCTGGGCGGTGTCGCTGTGCGATGCCGAGCAGCGGGCGTGGCTGCGCGACATCGAAAAGGCGATCGGCAAGAAGATTCCGGTGGTGCAGGAACATCCCTACCACTCCGAAGCCGCCGAGAATTCCACCCTGCGCCCGCCGGTGCTGGGCGGCGGTGGCGGCCGTGGCCGGGGCGGCGGCGGTGGCGGACGCCACCAGCAGCGCCAGGGTGGCGGTCATCGCGGCGGGGCACGCCGCGTCGCCTGA
- the metW gene encoding methionine biosynthesis protein MetW, translating to MRLDQRLIADMIQPGTRVLDIGSGDGALLDYLFRTRRCDAQGIEIDMQEVTRSVAHGLPVMHGDADHDLAHYPDHAFDYVVLQRTLQAVERPREVLRQMLRIGRHAIVSFPNFGHWQLRLKLLTTGRMPMTTVWSTPWYKTPNIHPCTILDFLMLCREEGYVVEEWMAVDEDGERAPWRRSIRLANIFGEQALFLLRRQGG from the coding sequence ATGCGTCTCGACCAGCGGCTGATCGCCGACATGATCCAGCCCGGCACCCGGGTTCTCGATATCGGCAGCGGTGACGGCGCGCTGCTGGATTACCTGTTCCGCACCCGCCGCTGCGACGCGCAGGGCATCGAGATCGACATGCAGGAGGTCACGCGGTCGGTCGCGCACGGCCTGCCGGTGATGCACGGCGACGCCGACCACGACCTGGCGCACTATCCCGACCATGCCTTCGACTACGTCGTCCTGCAGCGCACGCTGCAGGCCGTCGAACGCCCGCGCGAGGTGCTGCGCCAGATGCTGCGCATCGGACGGCACGCCATCGTGTCCTTTCCCAATTTCGGTCACTGGCAGTTGCGGCTGAAATTGCTGACCACCGGGCGGATGCCGATGACCACGGTCTGGAGCACGCCGTGGTACAAGACGCCCAACATCCATCCCTGCACCATCCTCGATTTCCTGATGCTGTGCCGTGAGGAAGGATACGTGGTCGAGGAATGGATGGCGGTGGACGAGGACGGCGAGCGCGCCCCCTGGCGCCGGTCGATCCGCCTGGCCAACATCTTCGGCGAACAGGCGCTGTTCCTGCTGCGGCGCCAGGGAGGCTGA
- a CDS encoding OsmC family peroxiredoxin, producing MTIKKYGTAQWQGGLKDGKGTVSTESGALSAHPYGFNTRFGDVKGTNPEELVGAAHAACFAMALSNILGEAGLTASALDAKSVVSLDKQPDGFAVTAAHLTLTATIPGTTDAQFQELAAKAKAGCPISKLLKAEITLEATLKS from the coding sequence ATGACCATCAAGAAATACGGCACCGCCCAGTGGCAGGGCGGACTGAAGGACGGCAAGGGCACCGTTTCGACCGAAAGCGGCGCGCTGTCGGCCCACCCGTACGGCTTCAACACCCGCTTCGGGGACGTCAAGGGCACGAACCCCGAGGAACTGGTCGGCGCCGCCCATGCCGCCTGCTTCGCCATGGCGCTGTCCAACATCCTGGGCGAGGCCGGGCTGACCGCCAGCGCGCTGGACGCCAAATCGGTCGTTTCCCTGGACAAGCAGCCCGACGGCTTCGCGGTCACGGCGGCGCACCTGACGCTGACGGCGACGATCCCCGGCACGACCGACGCCCAGTTCCAGGAACTGGCCGCCAAGGCCAAGGCCGGCTGCCCGATTTCCAAGCTGCTGAAGGCCGAAATCACGCTGGAAGCGACGCTGAAATCCTGA